The Acidimicrobiales bacterium genomic interval CGTCGGCCGCATGACCGACCGTCTCACCCTCGGCTATCGCCGAGCCCGGACCCGGGTCGCCTCGCCACTGGCCGAGCCGGGCGCGGAGCTACGCGGGCACGAGTTCCACTATTCCGTCCTGGATCCGGCGGGCGAGGCCCTCGACCTCGAAGGACGCTTCGGCGCCGGTAGGGGCGGGTTCGCCACGCCCACGCTCCTCGCGTCCTATCTCCACCTCCACCTCGGCGCCGACCCGGGCCCTGCGGAGCGGCTGGTCGCCGCGGCCAGCCGAGCGGAGGGCCGCAGCCGGGCTAGGGACCGGTCGCGGGCTGCTCGGCTCGGGCCGCCTCGGCCCGCCTGAGCGCCTGGCGCTTCATGCGTGCCTTCTTGCGGCGGACACGGTCGTTGTGCCAGCGAACCGTCGGTCGTGCTCCTCTGCCCATCTCCTCAGCCTAGGCGCGCCGCAACGTCCTCGGGCCGGCCTCCCGGGCCGCCCGTAGGCGCGCCGCGCCTGCCGCAAACGTCCTCGGGCCGGCCTCCCGGGCCGCCCCATTGCTCACGGAACTAGGATCGTCGCCCGTCGCCAAGCGCGGGAAGCCGGTGGGAGACCGGCGCGAGTCAGATCCACTGTGACCGGGGAGCGAACCCCATGACCGGGGCGAGCGGCGATCCGGGAGCCAGACACCGGCAGCGACGAGGATCAGCGTGCACGCGGAGGCGAACCATGGCCACGGCCGCAACCGAGCCCCGCGGCCGCCTGGTCGGGGTCGGCGTCGGCCCGGGCGACCCCGAGCTGGTCACCCGACAGGCGCTCCGGGTCCTCGCCGAGTCGGACCGGGTCGTGGCGCCGTCGAGCGCGGTCGACGCCGTCGGGCGCGCCGAGGCCATCGTCCGCCAGGCCAGCCCGGGGCTCCGCATGGACCGACTGGTCTTCGACATGACCGCTGACGGCACCCTGGGTGGACGGGCGGCCCGTGACGCCTCCCACCGGGCAGCAGCGCACTCCCTCCTCCCCTGGCTCGACGACGGCGAACAGATCGCCTTCGTCACCCTCGGCGACCCGAACATCTACAGCACCTTCTCGTCGCTGACCGCCGCGGTCCGCTGCCTGCGACCAGCGGTGGAGATCGGCACGGTGCCCGGGATCATGGCCTTCCAGGCCCTGGCCGCCGAGGCCGGCGCCGTGCTGCTCGACGGCACCGAGTCGCTGTCGCTGGTCACCGCGCTCGACGGGCCCGAGGCACTCGACGCCGCCATCGAGGACCCGACCCGCGCCGTCGTCGTCTACAAGGGCGGCCGCCACGTGCCCGAGATCGCTGCCAGCCTCTCGCGCGCCGGTCGCCTCGACGGTGCGGTCATGGGCGAGCTGCTCGGTCTGCCCGGCGAGCGCGTCGGACCCCTGGCCCGGCTCGCCGACCGTCCGGCCACCTACCTGGCGACGGTCATCGTCCCGCCGAGCGCCCGTCGAGAGCGCGAGGCCGGCCCGGGAGGCCCGCCCGTGGAACGCGAGGAGCGGTGATCAGCTTCGTGGGCGCCGGCCCGGGCGCCGCCGACCTCATCACCCTGCGGGGCGCCCAGCGGCTCGGCCGCGCCGACGTGGTCGTGTGGGCATCCTCGCTGGTGCCCGACGCCCTCCTGACCCACACCCGGCCCGACGCCGTCGTCCACGACTCGGCGACCATGACCCTCGAGGACGTCCTCGCCGTCTACGGCGACCACCCCGACGCGTCGATCGTGCGCCTCCACTCCGGCGACCCGGCGCTGTACGGCGCCATCCAGGAGCAGATCACCTGGTGCGTCGACAACGGGCGGGACTTCGAGATCGTGCCCGGCGTGAGCTCCCTGGGAGCTGCGGCCGCAGCTGCACGGCGGGAGCTGACCGTGCCCGCCCTGGCGCAGAGCGTGGTCATGACCAGGCTGGCCGGGCGGACGGCGGCGTCTATGCCGGCGCGCGAATCGGTGGCCGCCTTCGCCGCGCACGGCGCCACGATGGCGGTCTTCCTGTCGGGCGCCCGGCCGCGCCAGCTCCAGGATGAGCTCCTGGCCGAGGGCAGCGGTTATGGGCGTGACACCCCGGCCGTGATCGTGGTGCGCGCCTCCTGGCCGGACGAGGTGGTGGTACCGACGACGGTCGGTCGCCTGGCGGAGGATCTGGCCGCGACCGGGGCCAGGACCACCGTCCTCGTCCTGGTGGGACCGGCGCTGGCCGGCGCCGCCGGCAGTGACGGGACCCGCAGCCACCTCTACTCGCCGGCGTTCTCACACCAGTTCCGGCGCCGGTCGCCGCGGGGGTCGACGGCGGGCCGCGCCGCCCCCAAGGGGGCGCGGTGAGATCGGCGGAGCGAACCACCATTTCGCCGGAGCGAGGGCGCGGCCTGCGCACGGGCTGGACGACGGGTACCTGCGCGTCGGCCGCAGCCAAGGCGGCCGCGCAGGGTCTTCTGAGCGGCGAGGTCCCCGCCACCGTCGACATCGCCCTCCCCGACGGGCGCCGGGTCGAGTTCGCCATCGAGCCCGGCGGCGCTCAAGCCCGGGCCGTCGTGGTGAAGGACGCTGGCGACGACCCCGACTGCACGGACGGGGCCCGGATCACGGCCGAGGTGGCCTGGGGCGCGGCGTCGCTTTCGGGCCCCGAGCTGCGAGCCGGCCCGGGCGTGGGGACGATCACCAAGCCGGGGCTGGGCCTCGCCACGGGCCAGCCGGCCGTCAACCCGGTCCCCCGCCGCATGATCGGCGCCGCCCTGGCCGAGGTGACCGACCGACCGCTGGTGGTCACGTTCTCGGTCCCCGGGGGCGAGGCCATGGCGGCCAAGACCACCAACGACCGGCTGGGGATCGTCGGCGGCATCTCCATCCTGGGAACGACTGGGGTGGTCCGGCCCTTCTCGACCGCGGCCTACCGGGCGTCGGTCGTCCAGCAGGTCGACGTCGCCGCCGCCCAGGGCGAGACGATGATGGTGCTGGCGACCGGCAGCCGTTCGGAGCAGGCCGCCGTGCGCCTGCTCCCTCGCCTGGACCCGGTCTGTGTCGTGGAGGTCGGGGACTTCACCGGCATCGCCTTGCGGCGCGCCGCCGCCGCCGGTTTTCGACGGGCCGTGCTCGTCGCAATGGCAGGGAAGATCACCAAGCTCGCCGCGGGAGTGATGATGACCCACTTCCACCGGTCGAGGGTCGACAACGACCTCATGGCCCGGGTGGCCCGGGAGACGTCGGCGCCACCGCCCGTTCTCGACGCGGCCACGGCGACCGCCACCGCCCGGCACTTCTTCGACGCGTGCCGGGCCGAGGGGTTCGCGTCCCCGCTCGAGGCACTCTGCCGCGAAGCGCGTGCTGCGTGTGAGGCGCACGTCGACCGGCGGCTGACCGTCGAGGTGTGGATGGTCGATTTCGACGGGGCCGAGGTGGTCGCCCGTGGCTGACCGCATCGCCGTGGTGGGCCTCGGCGCCGACGGGCTGTGCGGGGTGGGCAGCGAGGCGCGATGCGCCATCGAGCGAGCCACGCTCGTGGTGGGCGGACGCCGTCATCTCGCCGCGTTCGCACCGCCGAGCGGGACGCGCACCGCGCCGCTCACGGCCGACGTGGGCGCGGCCCTGGACGAGATCGAGGCCGAGGCGGGCCCGGTCTGCGTCTTGGCGTCGGGCGATCCTGGGTTCTTCGGGATCGTCCGTCCGCTCGCCGAGCGGTTCGGGGCGGAGGGGCTGGAGGTGCATCCGGCTCCGTCTTTTGTCGCGCTGGCGTTCGCGCGGCTCGGGATGGCGTGGGACGACGCGGCCGTGGTCTCTGCCCACGGGCGCCCGCTGACGGCGGCCGCCCGGGCCGCGTCCTCACACGCCAAGGTGGCGGTGCTCGTCTCGCCCGACTCGCCGCCCGAGGCGCTCGGTCGCGCCCTCCTCGAGCTGGGCGTCACTGATCGGCGCGCCGCGGTGTGCGCCCGGCTGGGAGCCCCTGATGAGCGCGTCGACCTCGTGGACCTCCACGCCCTGGCGGCAGGCACCTGGGACCCGATCTCGGTGGTGATCCTGCTGGCCGAGCCGGACCGGCAGTCTGCGCCGGTACTCGCCTGGGGTCTGCCCGACGGATCGTTCGATCATCGGGATGGGATGATCACCCACGCCGAGGTGCGCGCCGTCGCCCTGGGCAAGCTGTCGTTGCCGTCCCGCGGCGTGGTGTGGGACGTCGGCGCCGGCAGCGGCAGCGTCGCCATCGAGTGCGCCCGCTCGGTCCCGGCCGCGCGGGTGCTCGCCGTCGAGGAGAACATCGCCGACGCCGAACGGATCTCGCACAACGCCGACCGCCACGGCGTCACCGTGGAAGTGGTCACGGGCCGGGCGCCCGCGGCCTTCGAGGGGCTTCCCGATCCCGACCGGGTGTTCGTCGGCGGTGGCGGTCACGCCGTCTTGTCGGCTGTGCTCGAACGACTCCGTCCCGGCGGTCGGGTTGTCGCGACCTACGCCGCCGTCGACCGGGCCGTCGCCGCTGCCGATCGGTTGGGCGCGGTGGTGCAGGTGGCCGTCTCGCGAGGGCGGCGCCTTCCCGACGGGGGTCTGCGCCTGGCGGCCGAGAACCCCGTCTTCGTGGCGTGGGGTCCGCAAGCGTGACGGTGCTGACGATCAGCGTCACCGAGCGCGGTCGGCTGCTGGCTAAACGGCTGCCTTTCGAGCACACCCACGGCGATGTCGGCGCGACCGTGCGGGCCCGGTGGTCCAAGGTGGATGCGCTGGTGCTCGTGCTGGCCACGGGCGCTGCCGTGCGGATCGTGGCCCCTCTGCTGGAGGACAAGCGAGTCGACCCCGCGGTGGTGTGTCTGGACGAGGCCGGGCGCTTTGCCGTGGCCCTCTGCGGTGGCCACCTCGGGGGTGCCAACACGCTCGCCCGACAGGTGGCCGCGCTCGTCGGCGCCGAGCCCGTGGTCACCACGGCCACCGACGCCACCGGCACCTGCCCGCTGGACGCGCTGCCGGGCTTCATTGCGGACGGCGACGTGGCCGGGGTGACCGCGGCCATGCTCGATGGACGCGCACCACTCGTCGACAACGACCTGTCCTGGCCGCTGCCCTCGACGGTGCCCGTGGGCGCCGGGCCTGAGCGCCTGGTCATCACCGACCGGCGCGTGGAGCCCGGCCGTCATGGCGTGGCCGTCCTGCGACCACCCACCCTCGTCGCCGGGATCGGCACCTCGACCGGTGCGCCGCCCGACGAGGTGGTGGGGCTGCTCGGCACGAGCCTGGCCGAGGCGGGGCTGGACGCCGCCTGTGTGGCGGAGGTGGCCACCATCGACCGCCGGGCGGACGAGCCCGCGCTCCACGCCTTCGGTGGTCCCCTGCGACTGTTCCCGGCCGAGACCCTGCGGCGAGTCCGGGTGCCGACGCCCAGCGGGACCGTGGACTCCGCCGTCGGCACGCCGAGCGTCGCCGAGGCGGCGGCGCTCCTCGCCGCCGGCCCGGGCGCCGAGCTGGTCATCACCAAACGCACGTCCGCCCACGCGGCCGTGGCCGTAGCTCGACGGCGCCGCCCCCGAGGGCACCTGGCCATCGTCGGCCTCGGCCCCGGCGATCCCCGCCACCGCACGCCCGCCGCCGAGGCCGCCGTCCGCCACGCCGACATCGTGATCGGCTACGGCCCCTACGTTGAGCAGTGCGCCGACCTGATCGGCCCGCACCACCAGATCGTCCGCTCCCCCATCGGTGACGAGGAGGACCGGGCCCGCCAGGCCGTCGAGCAGGCCGGCAGCGGCCGTCGGGTGGCCCTCGTCAGCTCGGGCGACGCCGGGGTCTACGCCATGGCATCGGTCGCCCTCGAGCAGGCGACGGCGAGCGAGGGCGCGGCATCGGCGTTCAACCTCGACGTCGTGCCCGGTATCACCGCCGCCACCGCCGCGGCCGCAGCCCTGGGCGCTCCCCTCGGCCACGATCATGCCGCCATCAGCCTCTCGGACCTGCTGACCCCGTGGGCCACGATCGAGTCTCGGCTCCAGGCCGTGGCCGCTGCCGATCTCGTCGTGTCGCTGTACAACCCCCGCTCCCGGGGACGCCCGTGGCAGCTCGACGCCGCCCGCCGGATCCTCCTCGAGCATCGGGTGCCGTCCACGCCCGTCGGCGTGGCGACCGATCTGTTCCGCAATGGTGAGCGGGTCCGCGTCACGACCCTCGCCGATCTCGACCCGGAGGAGGTGGGCATGACCACGTGTGTCGTCGTCGGCTCGTCGGCGACGCGGGTCGTGGACGGCAGGATGGTCACGCCCAGGGGGTACCGGCCGTGAAGCTCCCCGCCGGCCCGTCTCGACCCACGGTGACGATCGACGCCCGCTGCACGGCGTGCGGGGCCTGCATCGTCACGTGCCCCGAGACGGCGCTGCTGCCGGCACCGCGACGCCCGCTCGTGGTGGATAACCGATGCACCGGCTGCCTGGCTTGTGTCGAGGTGTGCCCGGCGGGTGCCGTGTCCGAAGGTTGGCATTGACTACTCCCCATCCCATCGAGGTCGAGAGCTACCGTCTCCTCGACCAGCGGGTCGACCTGTCGCACCTCGCGCCGCTCGTGCGCGCCGTTGTCGCCCGCGTGATCCACGCCACGGCCGACACCGACTACGCCGGCACCATGGTCCTCGACGAGAATGCCGTGCTCGCCGGCATCGAGGCCGTGCGCATTGGCGCTCCGGTCATCACCGACGTCGAGATGGTCGGCCACGGGATCACCGGCACAGCGTCGGTCTGCTGTCTCGATGAGATCGAGTCGACGCCGCCGTCCGGACCGACGCGCAGCGCCCGGGCCATGGCGCTGGCGGCTCGCCGCCACCCCACGGGGGCAGTGGTGGCGGTGGGCTGCGCGCCGACTGCGCTCCTCGAAGCGGTGCGGATGGCGACAGAGGAGGCGTTCGCGCCAGCGGTCATCGTCGGCCTGCCGGTCGGCTTCGTAGGGGCCGCAGACGCCAAGGCGGCGGCCCGGGCCAGCGGCCTACCCACGATCACCAACGTGGGAGAGAAGGGGGGCTCGGCCGTAGCCGCCGCCGCCGTCAACGCCATCGTCCGACTGGCACGGGCTCCAGGAGGCGGGGGCGACAGTGGCTGAGCGCGAACCCGCCCTGCTCCTCATCGGGCACGGCAGCCGCTCCGCCGCCGGGGTCGACCAGTACTGGATGCTCGCCGATGCGGTTCGCCGTTCGCGGCCGGGTCTGACGATGGGGTGCGGCTTCATCGAGCTGGCCCGACCCGACCTCGACGACGCCATCGGCGACCTCGTCGAGCGAGACGTGACATCGGTGATCGCGATGCCGTTGGTGCTGCTCGGCGCCGGACACCTCAAGAGCGACGGCCCCGCGGCGCTCTCACGGGGCCGGATCCGCCATCCCGGTGTCAACTTCACCTACGCCCGCGACCTCGGAATCCACCCCGCCGTCCTGGCCGTGGCCGAGGATCGCATACGCACCGCCGGCGGCGACGCGGTCGTCCTGGTGGGGCGGGGGTCGAGCGACCCCGACGCCAACGCCGACCTCTACAAGGTGGGGCGCCTGCTCGACGACTCGAGGGGGCTGGGCATGGTCGAGCCGGCCTTCGTCTCCCTCGCCCGTCCGTCGGTCGCCGACGCCCTCGACCGCTGCCGCCGACTCGGCGCCAGCACCGTCGCCGTCGTCCCCTACTTCCTCTTCACCGGGCTCCTGGTCGACCGCATCGAGCGACAGGCCCGAGTCTGGGCCGAGCGTCATCCCGACGTCGAGGTCGTGGTCGGCAGCGAGCTCGGTCCCGACGAGCGCGTGGCCCGCCTCGTCATCGAGCGCTACGACGAGGCGAGGACCGGCGGCGCGGTCATGAACTGCGACTGCTGCATCTATCGCACGGCGCTACCGGGCTACGAGCAGCGCGTCGGAGCCCCTGCCGCCGCCACCCACACCCACTGAATCATAGGCGGGCTGGGTCCGGGGCTTTTGTCGATGGACGGCCCATTTGGCAGGTCAGCGGGCCGGTCAGGGCGAAGGAGACTCGCATGCGCAAGACCCTCGGCAGGGTGCCCTTCCGATCCACCGCCACCGTCGGTGGAGCCGTCCTCGCCAGCATCTTCACCGTCGCGACGTCGGCCGGGACGGCGACCGCGGCCACGGGCCTGGAAGGCATCCCGGCCTACTCACACATCGTCACCGTCGTCCTCGAGAACGAGGGCTTCGATTCCACCTACGGTCCCGCCAGCCCGGCCACCTACCTCAAGTCGCTGGTCCCACAGGGCGCGTTGGCGACCAACTATTACGCCACCGGACACGCCAGTCTGGACAACTACATCGCCATGACCAGCGGGCAGCCGGACCAACCGGTCACCGGCTCCGACTGCGCCACCGTCAACCTCTACACCTGCGTCCAGGGCCAGCAGGCCATGTCGAACGGCGCCAACGTCGGCGACCAGCTGGAGGCCGCCGGCCTCGGCTGGAAGCAGTACGCCGACGGGATCAGCACGAGCTGCCTGCACGCCTCCTACAGCCCCACGGCGGGTACCGACCCGTACCAGGGCGCCGGGGCGAGTCCTCCGCCCGCCGGCCCCAACTACGCCGACCGGCACGTGCCGTTCCTCTACTACTCCGACGTAGTCGGCAACGACGCCCGCTGCCAGGCCCACGACGTGCCGTACTCCCAGCTGAGCACCGACATCACCAACGACACGGTTCCCGCCTACTCGTTCGTCACGCCCGACACCTGCAACGACGGGCACGACAATCCCTGTGCAGGCAAGACGACCGGGGGCCTGACCGCAGCCGATGCCTGGCTCTCAGCGAACATCCCCTCCCTCCTCAGCTACCTCCAGGCCCACAATGGTCTGCTGGTCATCACGACAGACGAGGCTTCGACCAGCGACACGACCGGCTGTTGCCACGGTGGTCCCGGCGGAGGCCCGGGCTTCGGCGGACGAGTCGGACTGTTGGCCCTCGGCCCGGGGGTCAAGGCCGGACAGACCATCTCGACCGCGTACGACCACGCGTCACTGCTGCGCACCGTGGAGGACTCCTTCGGCATCAGCAGCTATCTGAACAACGCGTCGGCTTCGGTCGGCATGCGCGACCTCTTCGGCTGATCGGCGCACCTACAGCTGGAGGGATTTCACCTCCAGGTACTCCTCCAGGCCGAAGTGGCCGAGCTCCCGGCCGTTCCCCGACTGCTTGTAACCCCCGAACGGCGCCAGGGGGTTGAAGCTGCCCCCGTTGACCTCGACCTGACCGGTCCGGAGCCGGCGGGCGACCTCCTTGGCCCGCTCGGCGTCGCCCGCCCAGACACCGCCTGCCAAGCCGTAGAGGGAGTCGTTGGCGATGTTGACGGCCTCCTCCTCCGTGTCGTACGGGAGGATGGCCAGCACCGGCCCGAAGATCTCCTCCTGGGCGATCGTCATTCCTGGCCGAACGTCGGAGAAGACCGTCGGTCGCACAAAGTAGCCCCGCTCCTGTCCCTCGGGCGCCTCGGCGCCGCCGGTGAGGAGTCGAGCCCCTTCGTCGAGGCCCTTCTTGATGTACCCACGCACCCGCTCCCGCTGGGCAGCGGAGACGAGCGGTCCGAGACGCGATCCGTCGGCAAACGGGTCGCCGGGCGTGTACGTCTCGGCGGCTTTCACCGCCAGGTCCTCCACCTCGGCCAGGCGCGAGCGGGGGACGATCATGCGGGTGAGGGCGCTGCACGTCTGGCCCGAGTTGAGGAAGCACGCCCCGACGCCAGCGGGCACGGCCTGCTGCAGATCGGCGTCATCGAGGATCACGTTGGGCGACTTGCCGCCCAGCTCGAGGGCTATCCGCTTGACGGTGCCCGAGGCCAGCTCGCTGACGCGCTTGCCTGCCCGGGTCGATCCCGTGAACGAGACCATGTCGATGTCAGGATTCGATGCGATCGCCTCGCCCACCACCGGACCGGTCCCGCTCACCAGGTTGAACACGCCCGCCGGGAGACCCACCTCGTCGATGATCTCGGCGAGGATGAACGCGTTGAGGGGTGCCACCTCGCTGGGCTTGAGAACGATGGTGCAACCGGCCGCCAGCGCCGGCGCGACCTTGGCCGCGATCTGGTGCAGGGGATAGTTCCACGGGGTGATGGCCCCCACCACGCCGATCGGCTCCCTGACGACGAGCGAGTTGCCGATCTGCTCCTCGAAGCTGAACTCGGTCGCCAGCTGGGCCATCGACCCGAAGCTCAACGTCGGCAGACCGGCCTGGATGATCATCGACAGGTTGATCGGCATGCCGACCTCGCTGGCGATGTCGTTGGCGATGTCGGCCATGCGGGCCTGGAGGCCCTCCTGGATCCGAGACAGGTACTTCGAGCGCTCCTCCGCCGAGGTCTGCGA includes:
- a CDS encoding cobalt-precorrin-5B (C(1))-methyltransferase; protein product: MRSAERTTISPERGRGLRTGWTTGTCASAAAKAAAQGLLSGEVPATVDIALPDGRRVEFAIEPGGAQARAVVVKDAGDDPDCTDGARITAEVAWGAASLSGPELRAGPGVGTITKPGLGLATGQPAVNPVPRRMIGAALAEVTDRPLVVTFSVPGGEAMAAKTTNDRLGIVGGISILGTTGVVRPFSTAAYRASVVQQVDVAAAQGETMMVLATGSRSEQAAVRLLPRLDPVCVVEVGDFTGIALRRAAAAGFRRAVLVAMAGKITKLAAGVMMTHFHRSRVDNDLMARVARETSAPPPVLDAATATATARHFFDACRAEGFASPLEALCREARAACEAHVDRRLTVEVWMVDFDGAEVVARG
- the cobJ gene encoding precorrin-3B C(17)-methyltransferase, with translation MTVLTISVTERGRLLAKRLPFEHTHGDVGATVRARWSKVDALVLVLATGAAVRIVAPLLEDKRVDPAVVCLDEAGRFAVALCGGHLGGANTLARQVAALVGAEPVVTTATDATGTCPLDALPGFIADGDVAGVTAAMLDGRAPLVDNDLSWPLPSTVPVGAGPERLVITDRRVEPGRHGVAVLRPPTLVAGIGTSTGAPPDEVVGLLGTSLAEAGLDAACVAEVATIDRRADEPALHAFGGPLRLFPAETLRRVRVPTPSGTVDSAVGTPSVAEAAALLAAGPGAELVITKRTSAHAAVAVARRRRPRGHLAIVGLGPGDPRHRTPAAEAAVRHADIVIGYGPYVEQCADLIGPHHQIVRSPIGDEEDRARQAVEQAGSGRRVALVSSGDAGVYAMASVALEQATASEGAASAFNLDVVPGITAATAAAAALGAPLGHDHAAISLSDLLTPWATIESRLQAVAAADLVVSLYNPRSRGRPWQLDAARRILLEHRVPSTPVGVATDLFRNGERVRVTTLADLDPEEVGMTTCVVVGSSATRVVDGRMVTPRGYRP
- a CDS encoding aldehyde dehydrogenase family protein, translated to MRAAAQGGAMQIRDKIYVDGAWVPSAGKGTIDVTNSTTEEVMGTIPEGTPEDVDRAAKAAKAAFPSWSQTSAEERSKYLSRIQEGLQARMADIANDIASEVGMPINLSMIIQAGLPTLSFGSMAQLATEFSFEEQIGNSLVVREPIGVVGAITPWNYPLHQIAAKVAPALAAGCTIVLKPSEVAPLNAFILAEIIDEVGLPAGVFNLVSGTGPVVGEAIASNPDIDMVSFTGSTRAGKRVSELASGTVKRIALELGGKSPNVILDDADLQQAVPAGVGACFLNSGQTCSALTRMIVPRSRLAEVEDLAVKAAETYTPGDPFADGSRLGPLVSAAQRERVRGYIKKGLDEGARLLTGGAEAPEGQERGYFVRPTVFSDVRPGMTIAQEEIFGPVLAILPYDTEEEAVNIANDSLYGLAGGVWAGDAERAKEVARRLRTGQVEVNGGSFNPLAPFGGYKQSGNGRELGHFGLEEYLEVKSLQL
- the cbiE gene encoding precorrin-6y C5,15-methyltransferase (decarboxylating) subunit CbiE, whose product is MADRIAVVGLGADGLCGVGSEARCAIERATLVVGGRRHLAAFAPPSGTRTAPLTADVGAALDEIEAEAGPVCVLASGDPGFFGIVRPLAERFGAEGLEVHPAPSFVALAFARLGMAWDDAAVVSAHGRPLTAAARAASSHAKVAVLVSPDSPPEALGRALLELGVTDRRAAVCARLGAPDERVDLVDLHALAAGTWDPISVVILLAEPDRQSAPVLAWGLPDGSFDHRDGMITHAEVRAVALGKLSLPSRGVVWDVGAGSGSVAIECARSVPAARVLAVEENIADAERISHNADRHGVTVEVVTGRAPAAFEGLPDPDRVFVGGGGHAVLSAVLERLRPGGRVVATYAAVDRAVAAADRLGAVVQVAVSRGRRLPDGGLRLAAENPVFVAWGPQA
- the cobI gene encoding precorrin-2 C(20)-methyltransferase, which gives rise to MATAATEPRGRLVGVGVGPGDPELVTRQALRVLAESDRVVAPSSAVDAVGRAEAIVRQASPGLRMDRLVFDMTADGTLGGRAARDASHRAAAHSLLPWLDDGEQIAFVTLGDPNIYSTFSSLTAAVRCLRPAVEIGTVPGIMAFQALAAEAGAVLLDGTESLSLVTALDGPEALDAAIEDPTRAVVVYKGGRHVPEIAASLSRAGRLDGAVMGELLGLPGERVGPLARLADRPATYLATVIVPPSARREREAGPGGPPVEREER
- a CDS encoding sirohydrochlorin chelatase, translated to MAEREPALLLIGHGSRSAAGVDQYWMLADAVRRSRPGLTMGCGFIELARPDLDDAIGDLVERDVTSVIAMPLVLLGAGHLKSDGPAALSRGRIRHPGVNFTYARDLGIHPAVLAVAEDRIRTAGGDAVVLVGRGSSDPDANADLYKVGRLLDDSRGLGMVEPAFVSLARPSVADALDRCRRLGASTVAVVPYFLFTGLLVDRIERQARVWAERHPDVEVVVGSELGPDERVARLVIERYDEARTGGAVMNCDCCIYRTALPGYEQRVGAPAAATHTH
- a CDS encoding alkaline phosphatase family protein; its protein translation is MRKTLGRVPFRSTATVGGAVLASIFTVATSAGTATAATGLEGIPAYSHIVTVVLENEGFDSTYGPASPATYLKSLVPQGALATNYYATGHASLDNYIAMTSGQPDQPVTGSDCATVNLYTCVQGQQAMSNGANVGDQLEAAGLGWKQYADGISTSCLHASYSPTAGTDPYQGAGASPPPAGPNYADRHVPFLYYSDVVGNDARCQAHDVPYSQLSTDITNDTVPAYSFVTPDTCNDGHDNPCAGKTTGGLTAADAWLSANIPSLLSYLQAHNGLLVITTDEASTSDTTGCCHGGPGGGPGFGGRVGLLALGPGVKAGQTISTAYDHASLLRTVEDSFGISSYLNNASASVGMRDLFG
- the cobM gene encoding precorrin-4 C(11)-methyltransferase is translated as MISFVGAGPGAADLITLRGAQRLGRADVVVWASSLVPDALLTHTRPDAVVHDSATMTLEDVLAVYGDHPDASIVRLHSGDPALYGAIQEQITWCVDNGRDFEIVPGVSSLGAAAAAARRELTVPALAQSVVMTRLAGRTAASMPARESVAAFAAHGATMAVFLSGARPRQLQDELLAEGSGYGRDTPAVIVVRASWPDEVVVPTTVGRLAEDLAATGARTTVLVLVGPALAGAAGSDGTRSHLYSPAFSHQFRRRSPRGSTAGRAAPKGAR
- a CDS encoding precorrin-8X methylmutase: MTTPHPIEVESYRLLDQRVDLSHLAPLVRAVVARVIHATADTDYAGTMVLDENAVLAGIEAVRIGAPVITDVEMVGHGITGTASVCCLDEIESTPPSGPTRSARAMALAARRHPTGAVVAVGCAPTALLEAVRMATEEAFAPAVIVGLPVGFVGAADAKAAARASGLPTITNVGEKGGSAVAAAAVNAIVRLARAPGGGGDSG